Sequence from the Rutidosis leptorrhynchoides isolate AG116_Rl617_1_P2 chromosome 3, CSIRO_AGI_Rlap_v1, whole genome shotgun sequence genome:
tgcaacccaaggttttaatactttgttaacaattacgccaagtgtccttgtacataattcacccctgttttaatgagtccattgactattaatctatccccgtgtccggttaaatgaacgattattagtatttataaatatcccgcccatcgtgttcgatcgagtgtatatggttatttatagatacgtcaaattgtaaatctctatattaaattcacgaactatcattcagttaaacaaatataaagtccattaatagcccatagtctaatttccacaagtgtcgttcttttgtccaaaccccaattatggtccaaagcccaattaccccgtctttaatatttagcccaacatcatgattacttcgatttaaataagcataataataacaacttagctacgagatattaatttaaaaaggttgaacataacttacaatgagtattaatagcgtagcgttacacggacagaatttcgacttacaaacttacaacattcgccactataaccttattattattaacttaaaattaaaattaaaattaaaatataaatataaatatatattgagagtatgATAGATGGATATATTGTGCCtcaaactcgtccgaaaaatgctgaatttatagacctggccaaacttttggggccatgcgatcgcatgggcttcctttgcatttgccatgcgattgcatggagtctagggacagctcagaattttttgttttcttgtttgccgacggtttttattttaatatataaatataatatatatatatatatatatatatatatataatttatagaattatttatatattatattatatttgtgtgcatagttgacttgtaattttagctccgttgcgtcgcgcgttgatagttggttcatgtcccggttccgaattttcaaacgtccttgcgtacaatttaatatcttgtgctTTGCGTTTCacagctcgtactcttgtaatttctagacgtttctcataaataaattgaaccacttggattgtactttgtactttttagctttttggtcgtttgcgtcttcaaatcgtcgaatctgtcttttgtcttcaccttttaatatttaaacgaatatcacttgtaaatagaacaattgcaactaaaagcttgtctttcttgaaggataatgctatgaaatatatgttcgtttttagcattatcatggtccttttaaaattttagctcgtgttggtgaagttgcgtatcgtttggaattaccggaagagcttgcggggatccataatacatttcatgtttcccatctccgtaagtgtcttgcggatgattcttcatggatgccatttaacaaaattgagctaaacaacaagttagagtatgttgaggagccgactgctatactcgatgaaaaggtgaaaaggttgaggaataaagaggtgagaacttataaagttcaatggcatcgtagtaaaggttacgagtttacatgggagcccgaagagtttgtgttggtgtatcttccctcttgtcatgcggcttggatcgcgaggacgcgctccgattcaagtgggggagagttgtaagacccgaataattagtgtacagcagtgtaaatatggtacatggAGTGTGGGTGACATTGTAcagttaaacagaggtcagagcctGCTCAAGCATGTGTGCGCGCCGTGCAGGTATAGGTGTGCGTGCCGCGCACCTGTACTGTTGGCATATTCCTgtttttaatttaaagtttaatgaagggcaataTGGTCTTTTTACTTGAGGCCGGTTCTAGGGCACTTATGGACAGATATTTGGTGGTTGAagcacattcaacacaaccaccaactcCATCTTCAATTCCACTTCAACCTAGTGAGAGAAAACactttaagagagagagagagagagagagagagagcttgaatcaaggaggaagaagcttgatccgggttaaagctcaagtattaaagttgttcatctagtctttagctacgttttggttgtggtggtatgttctaactttgatttccctattttaatttgtttaagggttagggtttgggttagtgatgaacataaaacccatatttggtgattttggttgttcttgggtaagattgagtcatgaagactcaatagtaattaacctagggttttaaagtgttaattggggtttatgagcctaaattggttagttaattactagcacacctagatgtttagttaatgggtgttatgtgggtttgtggatgacccgaaatgggtgtgttgaccttaaagtggtcaaatgggtaataattgacctaattgagaaagatgggtatgaaataccctaattacgtattagttagtgttgttggaccttaatcactagcttttagtgatatgtggtgGTCTTGACATTAAGtggacggttttggtgaaaatggggcatttaatgcattaagtcattaaatgcacatgtgtaagttgttggtatttagtccaactagtttgtgcgttgatcaagtacttattgtattaggtactttgccttgaagctcgCGGGAGTATAAAAccatcaccgaatcgttaaggtgagtggaataattatgcgtgtacgtatataatgtatttatttgtgtagcgtggaatgtggaattgtcgcggtgttcaagacaccacattctatgtaacgagtggaattgtcgcggtgttcaagacaccactcattgatttgattgacatgtggaatagtcgcggtgtttaagacaacacattgtcatgggagtggaattgtcgcagtgttcaagacaccactcatttggtttgattgacatgtggaagtgtcgcggtgttcaagacaccacattgtcatgggggtgaaattgtcgcggtgttcaagacatcacccgagggattagtgattacgcgtcgtatgtacactaatggatgttatgaactccgatggtctctagcgagtaccgttcccttgtacgattggttaaccatggttgtgtgaattttgtattagcatatttaattgtgaactatatgcttttggtgtcgctagcttattatgaattgcggagattggtttatgcataatgtttgcatagttgtctaattgctagcttgtatgcggtattgtgtatgtgattgcaagtaagtaggttatatatgtatatgtataattattacattcactaagctttagcttaccctctcgttgtttacctttttataggctctggcgtggacaagggtaagggcgttcgtttagattagtgatcccgctttgttttgataggggacgatTTTGgcatatagcttttggagtttgaccgagaattgggtagtttaacccccaaacaccatgctcatagtgtcgtttggaatttaagctagtgtggtcgaaactcatattttgtacgaaactcgtattacgacATATGTGGGCCCAGTTTtgaaaaacttattttattattgaatcgtgtgagttttaattattataacatgtggtgaaaagcgtttcgtctaaatatgtcgggaagtgggagatctttatttgaaaatttacaAATCCGTACAGAACTGAAatgggcttgtgcgcgccgcgcacctattCTGATAAAAAAAAATCGCATATTcgattggttattggtttgggttgttacatcgtatgaggctttggccggactttttggaatcgattttgagtctagttgtgatctggagttggtcataattttatgaattatatgcTATGACttatagttgtatctttctacgatgtacgtattttATGGGCATGCATTAAACTGAGAATGTGCAATTTGCTGAACAATGAGTTGTAAAgtgttacttgacctaggtttgacatgttgaccatgtttgcatgacctactgagatattCGACTTTAGtcgaccactttgaccgagttgacttttgagttgactttggttgacttttgttgacttgcttggactagttgacttttacttacttgttgagtcagtctgagcactaggactttacgtacactatgggttgacatagtatgacctatatgtgtatacttaagatgacctatttgattaggttgcgttgttcggtcgagaatgttcgactacagtacgttttgctaagatatttcaggtgcttttgctaaggtgagtctacattcCCTACTACGTTTTAcatggatgagataacatgctttttacaactgttttacatattaggcacaggtacttaaacgatatacatatgagttcagatcaaaaaacccttagcttgattatattaattactttacgcaAGCTCGACTTATAGAGAcgttaccgttaggtttgacaaacctcgcctaaaCATAACAGGCGTCTATTCTGttattactcgtacacttgatcggtgtattgcttagaaagggtaaagggaagacatgtagcgctttagctatctgcaggattaaagttttataatcaagtgctcatgcttatgtataatttttacgatgtttttcagaaatcttgtggcctaacttacgaaatgctttactaaacctgtagatttcactcaacgtttttcgttgacgttttgcatgtttttatctcgGGTCCATAGAGGTAGTGTTTCCGCTAAACAGAAGTTGTCATGCTTGTCTGCTGTTAGAACTAGACGATGTCCAGCATGCTTTGTTatcttttatttcaagaacaaatattcgctaTTAAACTATTTACTTATGGTTATGTTTTGAATTACTTATGTCGGTCATTTATGTCAAATACTTTTCAGTTACAACTCTtcaataaatgactttgttttggTAATTAATGCGAATGCTTtttggaaacgtctcatatagagggcgtgaccgctaaactgtgggaccggagTAAATACACCGTTAgttgattctgacggggtattacaattTAGCTGTCTTACTTTTCTCAATTTTTGTCAGTTCATGTCATTATGTAACGTTGTTTGATTATTTCATTTGTCAATAATTAGAATTTTATCATAAAATTTTCgttattttaaaaaataaaatacgataacataataaataataataatatccttttTAAGTTGGACTCACAAGTAAaaagtaaatatatatactttgatagtTAACCAAAAGAAGACGGTACCTACCATTGTGGCCTTGTTGAGTTGTTTCGATGTGTTGAAAAAAGAGAGTTTTCTTATGATTAACCAAATTTGTCAGATTTAAGTTATCTATCGCTTAATGAAGAACATGCTGCAGTTCATCTTTGATCATTACTTCATGTCAAATTTGTTGCAGGTGGGTTGTGGCGGAAGCAAATTTTAACATAATCAGGTTATAATTTTAGTTGTTAGCCTATAGACTTGGATTTTCAACAAGGAAAAGTAATCAAGTTGGATAAAGAAAGTAGTTATGTCCATAAAAACACATTGATTGATTAAATCAATAGAGCTCCTATCATAAATCGTAACGTATCAAGTGCCACTATATAGCCCCCAGGTAGATTCATAAAGCCATAGATAGCAAATAAAACTAGGAGAGCAAGAAAAAAGTTACTCAGTGCTGAAAGCAGAGAACCAACCGAGCTGAAAAGAATAAGACAATTACTGTATGAAAACCATATGAAAATCAGGTTGTCTTTGGGTTTCACACGCTACAAATTACAGATCAAATTTGAAAACCTAAAGCACATATTGACAGTAGGAACTGAGATTAAGCTGCAAAGCATCCATCAAGCCTTAAACATTCTGCAAATACATGTTTACCCAAGTTAATCCCCATACCACAGCAACTTTGACCACATTTTTAGTCCTTTTTAACTCTTGAACTCACAATTTGAGTGTAATAAATGTCTCAATTGCAGTTCTACTAACTTGCTTTAACAATCCTCTATTGCGTTCAATCCAAAAATGATACGCATCAGCAAAAAAATAAGCCAACGAAGAACATTCCAAATATTTTTGGAACATGGATGTATAACAATATTAGACACATTTGTCGGCAGATCATCGTGAAATCCTCAGAAATCAGAATATCACCTGCTTCAGTTGTGACATATTTTTAGATCAAAATCACGCTTAAAAAGTAATTGATCATGTGAATCAACCTGCCTAACACAAAAGGCACGTTTATAACATGAGTTTGGGCAAGACTGATGCAGTGTATCTCGCGTAGTCTATCTACCCTGTATTGCAACAGATATAATGAAGGCATGTTTAAGGTTATATTGAGCAAACCAACCGCCTTGTGCCAAATCACAGCAGACCCATTTCCTATAAATCAATCCAAGCTTCTTTAGTTGAAAATTGGACATGTTTGTTCGCCTTAGTGACCCCTACCACCTTATCTCTACAAGGTTCAACAAGTACAGGCACATTCAATTGAGCTAGAACATGGTACTAATCAATACAATCATTCCACTTCCTTTGATAATTTACAATCAGGTTGGCCACTTTAAGATCATAAGTGAGTCTATCCACATACATATCTCGCCTAAAAATCGGTTATAGGGCAATCTCTGCACATTTATCATACCAGATAGATACTGATTAACCTCCCAAAAACTTTTGCCTTGATTAAATTTACTCATTTGAACCATAAAGAATCTTTGTGCTATGATTGTCCACATTTGTTCACCAATAAGACTTCATCCCACTTCTTTAGTAATTTTAATTCCAAAACCCCCATGATCTTTGGGTTAACAATCTATTTACTCTGCAACTTATAACTTATAATAATTACAGTAACATATTGTTAACTATCAGTAGTTTGTTTCGAATTATAAAATGACAGCATAATAAACAGCCAAAAAATCATCTGAAAACATATAACGACTTGTGATGTAACCACAGGGTTCAAATGCAATTCACTAATTTTTGATATAATGATTTTAGTTATTACCAACTGCACAATGTTTGAATCACCAACACTATTAGTCCATTATATTCTGTAGATATATTAAATCAAATCGCACAACCTACATTGAATCAACGTTATTAACCgcatcaatcaatagtataatgcAAATAGTAAAATACTGTAACGAACAGAAGATCGATTAAACTTTAATATGATGATACCAAACAGAAATGAAACCCTAGATCTGAGAAATCAAATAAAACAAATTGTTATCTCAAGCCATCTAATTACAACAGATCTAAGAGCTCGTAAACTTAGTAACCGCCTTCGTCCCTTCAGAAACAGCGTGCTTCGATAGTTCACCAGGCAACACAAGTCTCACAGCAGTCTGAATCTCACGAGACGTAATCGTCGGTTTCTTATTAATACGAGCGAGACGAGACGATTCCTGAGCGAGTTTTTCAAATATATCGCCGATGAAACTGTTCATGATTCCCATTGCTTTACCTGATATACCGATATCAGGATGAACTTGTTTCAACACTTTGAACAAATAGATTTTGTAGGTTTCAACGCTTTTTTTCGATTTCTTCTTCTTTTTATCGATCCCGCTGCTTTCTTTTGGGAGCTTCTTTTCGGCTTTCAATGGTTTCTTTTCAGCCGTGGATGATTTCTTCTCTGCTGGCTTCTTCTCTGCCTTTGTTGGTGCCATTTTCGTTAGAATTTGTTAAAGATCAAAAAGGTATTTGATTTGATTTAATTGGGGAGTTGTTGTAGGAGGTAATGAAAATTAGGGCAGATTGATTTTGTTATATATAGTGGTAGTAGCTTGAATTCTATTGGTTGATGAGGTTTCACGGAGATCAATGAGGTTACGCGGAATTAATGGGCTAGATAATGATCCTCTCCGTCCGTTTTGTTTTGAGTACTGAGAATCTTGGATCCTGTCCAAAAGTACTGAAAATGAAATTGTTTGGCAAAAAAATTTAAAGCCCATTTTGGATttaaatttttgtaaaaaaaaaaaaaaaaatcatttcaaAGTAAGTACGTGTCAATATTTCATCACAGGAACATAACTGAAACTGTTTTCATTGAATTTACAGTTGATTCTTTATTTTGATTACATTTTCTAACCTTACAGTTCTTTTCGCTTCGTGTGGTAACATTAACTTCGTGTGTACGGTATCGATTATGATTATGCACAAACCATCTTTTAAAGTGCATGTTTATAAGAATTCTATATTAATATCGTGGTCTGTTTTTTTCTCAATATATGCATGTTTAAAAATGGTGTCCCGTGTCCGTTTTCTTATACTATACATGTATTCATAGAGATGTCGTGTTGGTTTGAGAGACATGTATATGCTCGAATTGGATGGTTTTGCTATGGAGATATCGTTCACTCATAACCTACTTACGAGCCTTCATTTTTTTATTACCCATTTTGGTGGGTTGTTGGTTCACCTGCTCACCATTTCTTTGTTGTTAATCCTAAACAATATTTATAGTGAGTGTTTTAATATAAaagattttatatattataaagtGTTATTCTACATTAAAATTGCTAGTTTATTTTTTTAAAgactaatttatatttataattgagCCTTTATAGGTTGAAACCTCGGGATTTGTTCTTTCTTTTTAAGTTTTATCTTTAACACTCATAAGCTAGATGGTGAAATTTATGATATTCAACTTGACCAATACGTCGTTGAAGAGTCTTCCGTTGACCGACTTGTTAAGGATGTTTGCGAGTTGGTTCTCAAATCTTACTAATGGTAGTGAAATGATTTCTAGTTCGAGCTTCTTCTTGATGAAGTGTGTCTATGTTAACATGTTTTGTTATATCAAGTTGGACTAGGTTCTCTAAAATTATGATAGTTGTTTTGTTGTCATCCGTTAGAAGTTTTATGACCATAGGCCAACAAGTTTTAATTTTTTGCGAAGTTTTCCACGACTAGATTGAAGAATATGGATGTACATGTTACGTCTCGTTTTTTTCTCATACTCAGCTTTCGTATGTAAATATTTGGTTTTTTAGGTGGTCGTTGTTCATGAAAATTACTTTATGTCCGATTGTCTTATTTAGATGATATCTGATGATCCTCTATGCAGCTTCCATATGATGTTCTTGTGGCCGGTGACTCCGTGTTGTAGATCTCCTTGTTTCACTCCGAGATCTCCCCAATATCTCGTTTATAGAAGGCACCCGAGATAAGATGTCCATCtctcgagatttctcggtcaacggggtcaaatttGGTCAAAGTCACGAAATATCGGATTTTCATGCTTATTTCTCAGATTTTCTCGTAATATATCataatttctcgaattttctcacttatttctcgaattttcttgtaaaatctaataaaaatgtatataaatatacatatatttatttatactagtgaaatgacccgtgaaatcacgggtttctttaaatgaaacagtttaatgatattgaAATCACGAGC
This genomic interval carries:
- the LOC139896102 gene encoding histone H2B.5-like — its product is MAPTKAEKKPAEKKSSTAEKKPLKAEKKLPKESSGIDKKKKKSKKSVETYKIYLFKVLKQVHPDIGISGKAMGIMNSFIGDIFEKLAQESSRLARINKKPTITSREIQTAVRLVLPGELSKHAVSEGTKAVTKFTSS